One window from the genome of Methylomarinovum caldicuralii encodes:
- a CDS encoding acyl-CoA thioesterase: MSGLPETEVTLEVPFFDADMLGIVWHGHYLKYFEIARCALLETIDYDYLTMKATGYVWPVVDLQVRYLAPARFGQTLRVKARMLEYEYRLKLAYEIHDTEGRRLAKGTTVQVAVELDSGEMCFGSPPVLLERIARWRERISPRDGSRS; encoded by the coding sequence ATGAGCGGGCTGCCCGAGACCGAGGTGACCCTAGAGGTGCCCTTCTTCGATGCCGACATGCTCGGCATCGTCTGGCACGGCCATTACCTCAAATACTTCGAAATCGCCCGCTGCGCCTTGCTCGAAACTATCGATTACGACTACCTCACCATGAAGGCCACCGGCTACGTGTGGCCGGTGGTGGATCTGCAGGTCCGCTATCTGGCCCCGGCCCGCTTCGGCCAGACCCTGCGGGTGAAGGCGAGAATGCTCGAATACGAATACCGCCTGAAGCTGGCCTACGAGATCCACGACACCGAAGGCCGCCGCCTGGCCAAAGGCACCACCGTCCAGGTGGCGGTGGAACTTGACAGCGGCGAGATGTGTTTCGGCTCGCCGCCGGTGCTGCTGGAGCGTATCGCGCGCTGGCGCGAGCGCATCAGTCCTCGAGACGGAAGCCGATCTTGA
- a CDS encoding lipid A biosynthesis acyltransferase gives MSGHWAAMEERGVLWGMRFLLGVYLLLGRPFFRLFLYPVVGYYFVVNRRARAASRDYLRRLHRFAPQLGLDGGLWHSYRHFLSFAECLLDKIVVWLGRFDTAAVAFHNRELFLRLLDQGQGGLIVTAHLGNLEVCRALADFRRRLRLNILVHTKHAEKFNRLLGSVDRSHHMTLIQVTEIDPATAILLQDKVRQGEFVVLVGDRVPVSSPQRVVQLPFLGAPAPFPQGPWLLAHLLQCPVFTLFCYRRGDGYHIHFDPLHEQVQLPQERAERLASIRAYARPFVERLQRHCLQAPLQWFNFYPFWEAP, from the coding sequence GTGAGCGGGCACTGGGCGGCGATGGAGGAACGCGGCGTCCTCTGGGGGATGCGCTTCCTGCTGGGGGTGTATCTGCTGCTGGGCCGGCCCTTCTTCCGGCTGTTTCTGTATCCGGTGGTGGGCTACTACTTCGTGGTCAACCGCCGGGCGCGGGCGGCCTCGCGCGATTACCTGCGCCGGCTGCACCGCTTCGCGCCGCAACTGGGGCTGGACGGCGGTCTGTGGCACAGCTACCGTCATTTCCTCAGCTTCGCCGAATGCCTGCTGGACAAGATCGTGGTCTGGCTGGGACGCTTCGATACCGCCGCGGTGGCCTTCCACAACCGCGAGCTATTCCTGCGGCTGCTCGATCAGGGCCAGGGCGGCCTGATCGTCACCGCCCATCTCGGCAACCTGGAGGTTTGCCGGGCGCTGGCCGACTTCCGCCGGCGCCTGCGCCTCAACATCCTGGTGCACACCAAGCACGCGGAGAAGTTCAACCGCCTGCTCGGCAGCGTGGACCGCTCCCACCACATGACCTTGATTCAGGTGACCGAGATCGACCCGGCCACGGCAATCCTGCTGCAGGACAAAGTGCGCCAGGGCGAGTTCGTGGTGCTGGTGGGGGACCGAGTTCCGGTGAGCAGCCCCCAGCGGGTGGTGCAGCTGCCGTTTCTAGGCGCCCCGGCCCCGTTTCCCCAGGGCCCCTGGCTGCTGGCCCACCTGCTCCAGTGCCCGGTGTTCACCCTGTTTTGCTATCGCCGCGGCGACGGCTATCACATCCACTTCGACCCGCTGCACGAACAGGTCCAGCTGCCGCAGGAAAGGGCGGAGCGTTTGGCGTCGATCCGCGCCTACGCCCGCCCCTTCGTCGAGCGCCTGCAGCGCCACTGTTTGCAGGCGCCGCTGCAATGGTTCAACTTCTACCCCTTCTGGGAGGCGCCATGA